From the Deltaproteobacteria bacterium genome, the window GATCTCGACGGCGGTGCCGTGCTGCAGCAGCCCCCCCACGAACTCCTTGGCTTCGTAGGCTACCGATTTGCGCAGGATCCGCTTCACAAGGGGGATGGCCATGGCGTTCATGCTGAGCTCGTCCAGCCCAAGCCCCAGCAGGACGTAGCTGTACAGCGGCTCCCCCGCCATCTCGCCGCACATTGATACGGGGATCCTGGCGTCGTGCCCTCCGTCGACGATCCGCCGGATCAACCGCAGTACCGCCGGGTGGAGGGGCTCGTAAAGGTAGGAGACGTGCTCGTTCACCCGGTCGATGGCGAGGGCGTACTGGATAAGGTCGTTGGTCCCGATGCTGAAGAATTCGACCTCGCGCGCGAGCAGGTCCGCGATCATCGCGGCGGATGGGATCTCCACCATGATGCCGACGGCCATCTCCTTGTCGAAGGAGATCTTCTTCTTCCTTAGCTCCGATTTCGCCTCCTCGACCACCGCCTTCGCCGCGCGCAGCTCCCCCAGCCCCGAGATCATGGGGAACATCAGCTTTACCTTTCCGTAGGACGACGCTCGAAGGATGGCGCGCACCTGCTGCTTGAATATTTCCTTCTCCCGGAGGCAGAACCGGATCGCGCGAAGGCCCATCGCCGGATTCATCTCGTCGGCAAGCTCTACCTGCGAGGCGAACTTGTCTCCTCCCAGGTCGAGAGTCCGGATGGTGACCGGGTGCCTGGGGAATTTCTCCGCGACCCGCCGGTACGTGTGGAAGTGCTCCTCCTCGGAGGGGATGTCCTTCCGGTTAAGGAACAGGAACTCCGTCCGGTAGAGCCCGATCCCCTCCGCGCCGCTCCGCAGCGCGGAGTCCGCCTCCTCCGGGAACTCGATGTTCGCGTGGAGCCGCAGCGTCTTGCCGTCCCGCGTGACGGTCGGCAGCCGGGCGAACCGCGCCAGCTCACGGACACGCAGCAGGTACGCTTTCCTTTTCTCCTGGTATTCCCGTACCGTTTCCGGCGTCGCCCGGAGGATGACGGTCCCCTCTTCCCCGTCGAGGATGACATCCTCGGGCTCGATGTACTCCTCGGTGATCTTCTCCAATCCCACGACGGCGGGAATTCCCAGCGTGCGCGCGGTTATCGCGGTGTGCGACGTCCTGCTCCCGACGTCGGTGGCGAATCCCAGGACCGGGCTCCGCAGGATCTGCGCCGTGTCCGCGGGGGAAAGGTCGTGGGCGATCACGATCATGGGCTCGCGGATCGAAGATATGGAGTCGACGGGCCGCCCTGCCAGGTTCTCCAGGACCCGGTGGCCGATCTGGCGCAGGTCGTGTCCCCGCTCGCGGAGGTACTGGTCCTCTATTCGATGGAAGGTCTCGAGGAGGTTCTGCAGGATCTTGTTGAACGCCCAGTCGGCCTTGTACTGGTTCTCGCGGATGAGGCGCAGGGTCTGGTCGACGAGCATCGAGTCTTCGAGGAGCGCCAGGTGGACGGAGAGGATCTGGTAATGCTCGGAGGAGTGGTCCTTCACCCCCTCGCGGATGCCATGGATCTGCTCCTTCGACCTTGCCACCGCCTTCAGGAATGCGGCCGCCTCGTCTTCGACCTTCTCCCGGGGGACCGC encodes:
- the ptsP gene encoding phosphoenolpyruvate--protein phosphotransferase, which translates into the protein MTDGGRPKMKVLRGIPASGGVAIGKGYFLSRALPSSVQSAVPREKVEDEAAAFLKAVARSKEQIHGIREGVKDHSSEHYQILSVHLALLEDSMLVDQTLRLIRENQYKADWAFNKILQNLLETFHRIEDQYLRERGHDLRQIGHRVLENLAGRPVDSISSIREPMIVIAHDLSPADTAQILRSPVLGFATDVGSRTSHTAITARTLGIPAVVGLEKITEEYIEPEDVILDGEEGTVILRATPETVREYQEKRKAYLLRVRELARFARLPTVTRDGKTLRLHANIEFPEEADSALRSGAEGIGLYRTEFLFLNRKDIPSEEEHFHTYRRVAEKFPRHPVTIRTLDLGGDKFASQVELADEMNPAMGLRAIRFCLREKEIFKQQVRAILRASSYGKVKLMFPMISGLGELRAAKAVVEEAKSELRKKKISFDKEMAVGIMVEIPSAAMIADLLAREVEFFSIGTNDLIQYALAIDRVNEHVSYLYEPLHPAVLRLIRRIVDGGHDARIPVSMCGEMAGEPLYSYVLLGLGLDELSMNAMAIPLVKRILRKSVAYEAKEFVGGLLQHGTAVEIGKILRKKLEDIFPEERF